A single genomic interval of Carassius auratus strain Wakin chromosome 30, ASM336829v1, whole genome shotgun sequence harbors:
- the LOC113049247 gene encoding N-acetyllactosaminide beta-1,3-N-acetylglucosaminyltransferase 3-like isoform X1 gives MNGAKMRRKIFQMIVLLLTGVVCLVIIMNKNSFESEVTLKSKDSFPRYETIQPVYPDCQQNMSAYDVNGFSTLPNHIKDFLLYQHCRSFPMLLDLPNKCGGPQNSANVFLLLVIKSSPENYDRREVLRKTWAKERLHKGVWIRRVFIIGTSGTGFEKQRLNKLLKLENSENKDILQWDFNDSFFNLTLKQILFLEWMERWCPHTRFLLNGDDDIFANTFNMVEYLQGQTGNDGSKHLFTGHLIQNVGPIRHPSSKYYIPVQVQESESYPPYCGGGGFLLSGFTAKTIYSMSRSIYLLPIDDVYMGMCLQKAGLKPTSHLGVRTAGLHIPAANVDKFHPCYYREIILVHRFLPHMIFVMWNEIQNPRLQCGSTKSL, from the exons ATGAACG GTGCAAAGATGAGAAGGAAAATCTTTCAGATGATAGTGCTACTTCTGACAGGTGTTGTATGCCTTGTCATTATCatgaacaaaaacagttttgaaagtgaagtgacactGAAGAGCAAAGACAGTTTCCCCAGATACGAAACCATCCAGCCTGTGTATCCGGATTGTCAGCAGAATATGTCTGCTTATGATGTGAATGGATTTTCTACTCTGCCAAATCATATTAAAGACTTCCTGCTTTACCAACACTGTAGGAGTTTTCCCATGCTTCTTGACCTGCCTAATAAGTGTGGCGGACCGCAAAACTCTGCAAATGTCTTCCTTCTGCTGGTCATCAAGAGTTCTCCAGAGAATTACGATCGACGAGAAGTTCTGCGGAAAACATGGGCTAAAGAAAGATTGCACAAAGGTGTGTGGATCCGGAGAGTCTTCATTATCGGAACAAGTGGAACTGGCTTTGAGAAGCAAAGGTTGAATAAACTACTGAAGCTGGAGAACAGTGAGAACAAGGACATTTTACAGTGGGACTTCAATGATTCTTTCTTTAACCTCACACTGAAGCAGATCCTTTTCTTAGAGTGGATGGAAAGATGGTGCCCACACACCAGATTTCTTTTAAATGGAGACGATGACATTTTTGCTAATACGTTTAACATGGTTGAGTATCTTCAAGGTCAGACGGGCAATGATGGAAGTAAACATCTCTTTACAGGGCACCTCATCCAGAACGTAGGTCCTATCAGACATCCTTCAAGTAAATACTATATCCCGGTGCAGGTTCAGGAGTCTGAAAGCTATCCTCCGTACTGTGGCGGAGGAGGCTTTCTTCTCTCAGGCTTCACGGCCAAAACAATCTACAGCATGTCTCGTTCTATATATCTGCTGCCCATTGATGATGTTTACATGGGCATGTGTTTGCAAAAGGCTGGCCTCAAACCTACATCCCACCTTGGTGTAAGGACTGCTGGTCTGCATATCCCTGCTGCAAACGTAGACAAATTTCACCCTTGCTATTACAGAGAAATCATTTTAGTCCACAGATTTCTGCCGCACATGATTTTTGTCATGTGGAATGAAATACAAAACCCACGTTTGCAATGTGGAAGCACAAAATCCTTATAA
- the LOC113049247 gene encoding N-acetyllactosaminide beta-1,3-N-acetylglucosaminyltransferase 3-like isoform X2 — protein MRRKIFQMIVLLLTGVVCLVIIMNKNSFESEVTLKSKDSFPRYETIQPVYPDCQQNMSAYDVNGFSTLPNHIKDFLLYQHCRSFPMLLDLPNKCGGPQNSANVFLLLVIKSSPENYDRREVLRKTWAKERLHKGVWIRRVFIIGTSGTGFEKQRLNKLLKLENSENKDILQWDFNDSFFNLTLKQILFLEWMERWCPHTRFLLNGDDDIFANTFNMVEYLQGQTGNDGSKHLFTGHLIQNVGPIRHPSSKYYIPVQVQESESYPPYCGGGGFLLSGFTAKTIYSMSRSIYLLPIDDVYMGMCLQKAGLKPTSHLGVRTAGLHIPAANVDKFHPCYYREIILVHRFLPHMIFVMWNEIQNPRLQCGSTKSL, from the coding sequence ATGAGAAGGAAAATCTTTCAGATGATAGTGCTACTTCTGACAGGTGTTGTATGCCTTGTCATTATCatgaacaaaaacagttttgaaagtgaagtgacactGAAGAGCAAAGACAGTTTCCCCAGATACGAAACCATCCAGCCTGTGTATCCGGATTGTCAGCAGAATATGTCTGCTTATGATGTGAATGGATTTTCTACTCTGCCAAATCATATTAAAGACTTCCTGCTTTACCAACACTGTAGGAGTTTTCCCATGCTTCTTGACCTGCCTAATAAGTGTGGCGGACCGCAAAACTCTGCAAATGTCTTCCTTCTGCTGGTCATCAAGAGTTCTCCAGAGAATTACGATCGACGAGAAGTTCTGCGGAAAACATGGGCTAAAGAAAGATTGCACAAAGGTGTGTGGATCCGGAGAGTCTTCATTATCGGAACAAGTGGAACTGGCTTTGAGAAGCAAAGGTTGAATAAACTACTGAAGCTGGAGAACAGTGAGAACAAGGACATTTTACAGTGGGACTTCAATGATTCTTTCTTTAACCTCACACTGAAGCAGATCCTTTTCTTAGAGTGGATGGAAAGATGGTGCCCACACACCAGATTTCTTTTAAATGGAGACGATGACATTTTTGCTAATACGTTTAACATGGTTGAGTATCTTCAAGGTCAGACGGGCAATGATGGAAGTAAACATCTCTTTACAGGGCACCTCATCCAGAACGTAGGTCCTATCAGACATCCTTCAAGTAAATACTATATCCCGGTGCAGGTTCAGGAGTCTGAAAGCTATCCTCCGTACTGTGGCGGAGGAGGCTTTCTTCTCTCAGGCTTCACGGCCAAAACAATCTACAGCATGTCTCGTTCTATATATCTGCTGCCCATTGATGATGTTTACATGGGCATGTGTTTGCAAAAGGCTGGCCTCAAACCTACATCCCACCTTGGTGTAAGGACTGCTGGTCTGCATATCCCTGCTGCAAACGTAGACAAATTTCACCCTTGCTATTACAGAGAAATCATTTTAGTCCACAGATTTCTGCCGCACATGATTTTTGTCATGTGGAATGAAATACAAAACCCACGTTTGCAATGTGGAAGCACAAAATCCTTATAA